A window from Vigna angularis cultivar LongXiaoDou No.4 chromosome 7, ASM1680809v1, whole genome shotgun sequence encodes these proteins:
- the LOC108337953 gene encoding protein ALP1-like: MKLPTTFADPESLSYLYTLLQSSFDQMSNSNNNNNAISNNATSTTARKRRRKNHDGDDDDDGDGGDDGSSNNNNLGESNSRRSKKKKEELKGLLTSILLLDEQEKLEQQQNNRVSEEEKFSLETNHKKKTKAMLQYYSNLDEYYSHVEESERVKRKKSRGMARAVAVAACEKEGCEGGGSVEGAKSGVGGSQRRLWVKDRSGAWWDECNKEDFPEEEFRKAFRMGRETFDMICEELNSAIVKEDTTLRNAIPVRQRVAVCLWRLATGDPLRIVSKRFGLGISTCHKLVLEVCTAIKTVLMHKYLNWPDDGALMRVKSEFESVSGIPNVVGSMYTSHVPIIAPKISVAAYFNKRHTERNQKTSYSITVQGVVDHRGVFTDVCIGWPGSMPDDQVLEKSALFQRANGGLLKGVWIVGSSGYPLMDWVLVPYSQQNLTWTQHAFNEKIGEVQKVARDAFARLKGRWSCLQKRTEVKLQDLPVVLGACCVLHNICELKGEKMDPELKIDLMDDEMVPEVSLRSMSSMKARDAIAHNLLHHGLAGTSFL, translated from the coding sequence ATGAAACTCCCAACAACGTTTGCAGACCCTGAATCCTTGTCTTACCTTTACACCTTGCTCCAATCTTCCTTTGATCAAAtgagcaacagcaacaacaataacaacgCCATAAGCAACAACGCCACTTCCACAACGGCCAGAAAGCGCCGCAGAAAAAACCACGACGGTGACGATGACGATGATGGTGATGGTGGCGATGATGGGTcatccaacaacaacaacctaGGAGAGAGTAATAGCAGGAggagcaagaagaagaaggaggagcTGAAGGGTCTCCTCACCTCGATACTGTTGTTGGATGAGCAAGAGAAGCTTGAGCAACAACAGAACAACAGGGTCTCCGAGGAGGAGAAGTTTTCGTTGGAAACAAATCACAAGAAGAAAACCAAGGCCATGCTTCAGTATTACTCCAATTTGGATGAGTATTACAGCCACGTGGAGGAATCGGAGAGGGTGAAGAGGAAGAAGTCACGCGGAATGGCACGGGCGGTGGCGGTGGCTGCGTGTGAGAAGGAGGGTTGCGAAGGTGGTGGAAGTGTTGAGGGGGCGAAATCTGGTGTGGGGGGTTCTCAGAGAAGGTTGTGGGTGAAGGATCGTTCGGGGGCGTGGTGGGATGAATGTAACAAAGAAGATTTTCCTGAGGAAGAGTTTAGGAAGGCTTTTAGGATGGGAAGGGAAACTTTTGATATGATATGTGAGGAGTTGAATTCTGCAATTGTGAAGGAGGACACCACTTTGAGGAATGCTATTCCTGTGAGGCAAAGGGTGGCTGTTTGTTTGTGGAGGTTGGCCACTGGTGACCCTCTTAGGATTGTGTCTAAGAGGTTTGGATTGGGCATATCAACTTGCCATAAGTTGGTGCTTGAGGTTTGCACTGCAATTAAGACTGTGCTTATGCACAAGTATTTGAATTGGCCCGATGACGGTGCATTGATGAGGGTGAAGAGTGAGTTTGAGTCTGTTTCTGGGATTCCTAATGTGGTGGGGTCTATGTATACTTCTCATGTGCCTATCATAGCTCCTAAGATCAGTGTGGCTGCTTATTTCAACAAGAGGCATACTGAGAGGAATCAGAAGACTTCTTATAGTATTACCGTTCAGGGGGTGGTAGATCACAGAGGGGTGTTCACTGATGTGTGCATTGGTTGGCCTGGTTCAATGCCTGATGATCAGGTGTTGGAAAAAAGTGCCCTTTTTCAAAGGGCTAATGGGGGGCTTTTGAAGGGGGTTTGGATTGTGGGGAGTTCCGGGTACCCTTTGATGGATTGGGTCTTGGTGCCTTATAGTCAGCAGAATCTGACTTGGACTCAGCATGCTTTCAATGAGAAGATTGGGGAGGTTCAGAAGGTGGCTAGGGATGCTTTTGCCAGGTTGAAAGGGAGGTGGAGTTGTTTGCAGAAGAGGACTGAGGTGAAGCTGCAGGACTTGCCGGTTGTGCTTGGGGCTTGCTGTGTTCTGCATAATATATGTGAGTTGAAGGGGGAAAAGATGGACCCTGAGTTGAAGATTGATTTGATGGATGATGAGATGGTGCCTGAAGTTTCATTGAGGTCAATGAGCTCCATGAAGGCCAGGGATGCAATTGCTCATAATCTTCTGCATCATGGTTTGGCCGGCACTTCTTTTCTTTAA
- the LOC108338645 gene encoding peptidyl-prolyl cis-trans isomerase CYP57 isoform X1, with product MSSVYVLEPPTKGKVVVSTTRGPLDIELWPKEAPKAVRNFVQLCLENYYDDTIFHRVIKDFLVQGGDPTGSGTGGESIYGGVFADEFHSRLKFKHRGIVAMANAGSPNSNGSQFFITLDRCDWLDRKHTIFGKVTGDTMYNLLRLGEVETDKNDRPLDPPKILSVEVLWNPFEDIVPRTLQKSRTESRVDTESKEPKKKGVKKLNLLSFGEEAEEEEKELASVKQKIKSSHDVLNDPRLLKEETPDSELSASRRDLQLSVRETLNAKKEEPQKDSAPGNIARLDSSDDDEADFDSRMRMQILKKRKELGDLPPKPKLQKAGRSIPENHDTSALRSNAASVDEDQPKVEKLSMKKKGVGSEARAERMANADADLQLLNETERGRQLQKQKKRRLQGREDEVLAKLQKFKNSLAAKETLPASESEDVKNEDLSDWKGVSLKFTPESGKDRMSRNEDPNDYVVHDPLLEKGKEKFNRMMAKQKRREREWAGRSLT from the exons ATGTCGTCGGTTTACGTTCTAGAACCTCCGACGAAGGGGAAAGTGGTAGTGAGCACCACGCGCGGACCTTTGGACATCGAGCTATGGCCGAAGGAGGCTCCAAAAGCCGTGAGGAACTTCGTGCAGCTCTGCCTCGAAAACTATTACGACGACACTATCTTCCACCGCGTCATCAAGGACTTCCTCGTCCAAGGTGGCGACCCCACCGGCTCCGGCACCG GAGGTGAAAGCATTTATGGTGGTGTTTTTGCTGATGAGTTTCATTCTCGTTTAAAATTCAAGCACAGAGGAATAGTTGCGATGGCAAATGCTGGATCTCCAAATTCCAATGGAAGTCAGTTTTTCATCACTCTCGATCGTTGTGACTGGCTTGATCGCAAGCATACCATTTTTGGAAAA GTGACAGGAGATACAATGTATAATCTTTTGAGACTGGGTGAAGTTGAAACTGATAAGAATGACCGGCCTTTAGATCCGCCAAAAATTTTATCAGTCGAG GTGTTATGGAATCCATTTGAAGATATTGTTCCAAGAACACTTCAGAAATCTCGAACTGAATCTAGAGTTGATACTGAAAGTAAAGAACCAAAGAAGAAAGGTGTAAA AAAATTAAACTTGCTTTCATTTGGGGAAGAAGCtgaagaagaggaaaaggaaTTGGCGTCAGTGAAGCAAAAGATTAAGAGCAGTCATGATGTCTTGAACGATCCTCGTCTTCTAAAGGAAGAAACACCTGATAGTGAATTG AGTGCATCAAGAAGAGATTTGCAGCTGTCTGTTAGGGAGACACTTAACGCAAAGAAAGAAGAGCCTCAGAAAGATTCAGCACCTGGTAACATTGCTCGTCTTGATTCCAGTGATGATGATGAAGCAGATTTTGATTCAAGAATGCGCATGCAGATACTCAAAAAGAGGAAGGAGTTGGGTGATCTCCCTCCGAAGCCTAAGTTGCAAAAAG CAGGAAGATCCATTCCAGAGAATCATGATACGTCAGCACTAAG GTCCAATGCTGCTAGTGTTGATGAGGATCAACCAAAGGTGGAAAAGCTGTCCATGAAGAAAAAGGGAGTGGGATCTGAAGCAAGAGCTGAGCGAATGGCTAATGCAGATGCAGATCTGCAACTATTAAATGAAACTGAGAGAGGAAGACAATTGCAGAAGCAGAAGAAACGCCGACTTCAAGGGCGCGAAGATGAA GTTCTGGCTAAActtcaaaaatttaagaattCTTTAGCAGCAAAGGAGACACTCCCAGCTAGCGAATCTGAAGATGTTAAAAATGAGGATTTGTCTGACTGGAAAGGTGTCAGTTTAAAATTTACCCCCGAGTCTGGCAAG GACCGCATGTCACGTAATGAGGACCCAAATGATTATGTTGTGCACGACCCTCTTCTGGAAAAGGGGAAAGAAAAGTTTAATAGGATGATGGCCAAACAAAAGAGACGAGAACGAGAGTGGGCTGGGAGATCTCTTACTTGA
- the LOC108338645 gene encoding peptidyl-prolyl cis-trans isomerase CYP57 isoform X2 — protein sequence MSSVYVLEPPTKGKVVVSTTRGPLDIELWPKEAPKAVRNFVQLCLENYYDDTIFHRVIKDFLVQGGDPTGSGTGGESIYGGVFADEFHSRLKFKHRGIVAMANAGSPNSNGSQFFITLDRCDWLDRKHTIFGKVTGDTMYNLLRLGEVETDKNDRPLDPPKILSVEVLWNPFEDIVPRTLQKSRTESRVDTESKEPKKKGVKKLNLLSFGEEAEEEEKELASVKQKIKSSHDVLNDPRLLKEETPDSELSASRRDLQLSVRETLNAKKEEPQKDSAPGNIARLDSSDDDEADFDSRMRMQILKKRKELGDLPPKPKLQKGRSIPENHDTSALRSNAASVDEDQPKVEKLSMKKKGVGSEARAERMANADADLQLLNETERGRQLQKQKKRRLQGREDEVLAKLQKFKNSLAAKETLPASESEDVKNEDLSDWKGVSLKFTPESGKDRMSRNEDPNDYVVHDPLLEKGKEKFNRMMAKQKRREREWAGRSLT from the exons ATGTCGTCGGTTTACGTTCTAGAACCTCCGACGAAGGGGAAAGTGGTAGTGAGCACCACGCGCGGACCTTTGGACATCGAGCTATGGCCGAAGGAGGCTCCAAAAGCCGTGAGGAACTTCGTGCAGCTCTGCCTCGAAAACTATTACGACGACACTATCTTCCACCGCGTCATCAAGGACTTCCTCGTCCAAGGTGGCGACCCCACCGGCTCCGGCACCG GAGGTGAAAGCATTTATGGTGGTGTTTTTGCTGATGAGTTTCATTCTCGTTTAAAATTCAAGCACAGAGGAATAGTTGCGATGGCAAATGCTGGATCTCCAAATTCCAATGGAAGTCAGTTTTTCATCACTCTCGATCGTTGTGACTGGCTTGATCGCAAGCATACCATTTTTGGAAAA GTGACAGGAGATACAATGTATAATCTTTTGAGACTGGGTGAAGTTGAAACTGATAAGAATGACCGGCCTTTAGATCCGCCAAAAATTTTATCAGTCGAG GTGTTATGGAATCCATTTGAAGATATTGTTCCAAGAACACTTCAGAAATCTCGAACTGAATCTAGAGTTGATACTGAAAGTAAAGAACCAAAGAAGAAAGGTGTAAA AAAATTAAACTTGCTTTCATTTGGGGAAGAAGCtgaagaagaggaaaaggaaTTGGCGTCAGTGAAGCAAAAGATTAAGAGCAGTCATGATGTCTTGAACGATCCTCGTCTTCTAAAGGAAGAAACACCTGATAGTGAATTG AGTGCATCAAGAAGAGATTTGCAGCTGTCTGTTAGGGAGACACTTAACGCAAAGAAAGAAGAGCCTCAGAAAGATTCAGCACCTGGTAACATTGCTCGTCTTGATTCCAGTGATGATGATGAAGCAGATTTTGATTCAAGAATGCGCATGCAGATACTCAAAAAGAGGAAGGAGTTGGGTGATCTCCCTCCGAAGCCTAAGTTGCAAAAAG GAAGATCCATTCCAGAGAATCATGATACGTCAGCACTAAG GTCCAATGCTGCTAGTGTTGATGAGGATCAACCAAAGGTGGAAAAGCTGTCCATGAAGAAAAAGGGAGTGGGATCTGAAGCAAGAGCTGAGCGAATGGCTAATGCAGATGCAGATCTGCAACTATTAAATGAAACTGAGAGAGGAAGACAATTGCAGAAGCAGAAGAAACGCCGACTTCAAGGGCGCGAAGATGAA GTTCTGGCTAAActtcaaaaatttaagaattCTTTAGCAGCAAAGGAGACACTCCCAGCTAGCGAATCTGAAGATGTTAAAAATGAGGATTTGTCTGACTGGAAAGGTGTCAGTTTAAAATTTACCCCCGAGTCTGGCAAG GACCGCATGTCACGTAATGAGGACCCAAATGATTATGTTGTGCACGACCCTCTTCTGGAAAAGGGGAAAGAAAAGTTTAATAGGATGATGGCCAAACAAAAGAGACGAGAACGAGAGTGGGCTGGGAGATCTCTTACTTGA
- the LOC128197820 gene encoding secreted RxLR effector protein 161-like, whose protein sequence is MESIPYASVVGSLMYAQTCTRPDISFAVGMLGRYQSNPGMDNWKDAKKVLRYLQGTKEYMLTYRKSNHLEVIGYSDLDYAGCVDSRKSTFGYVYLLARGAISWKSAKQSVITTSTMEVEFVACFEAMVHALWLRNFVLRFGIINSIVRPIRIYCDNSATVFFSKNDKYSKGAKHMDLKYLLVK, encoded by the coding sequence ATGGAGTCCATTCCTTATGCGTCAGTGgttgggagtttgatgtatgctcaaactTGTACTCGGCCAGATATCAGTTTTGCTGTTGGAATGTTAGGCCGATATCAAAGTAATCCCGGAATGGATAACTGGAAAGATGCAAAGAAAGTTCTTAGGTACTTACAAGGTACCAAAGAATACATGCTCACCTATAGAAAGTCTAATCATCTTGAAGTGATTGGCTACTCGGATTTAGACTATGCTGGATGTGTGGATTCAAGAAAGTCTACATTTGGGTATGTTTATCTATTAGCTAGAGGAGCAATTTCTTGGAAAAGTGCAAAACAATCAGTCATTACAACTTCCACCATGGAGGTTGAATTTGTGGCATGCTTTGAGGCCATGGTTCATGCTTTGTGGTTGCGTAACTTTGTATTGAGGTTTGGCATTATTAACAGTATTGTTAGGCCAATAaggatttattgtgataattccGCAACTGTCTTCTTCTCTAAAAATGACAAGTACTCAAAGGGTGCTAAACACATGGATTTGAAGTACTTGTTAGTTAAATaa
- the LOC108336981 gene encoding U-box domain-containing protein 52 isoform X1: MEKVATGKKWESMAFLISIFTPHQDQEDPKTKGHKLTETFCLRPRLSQRSRRWQTLAKTTTTTTTTTSTSTSTSAMSSNADSTTSQLLNVTMVAVDKGKSCAHAFRWTIKNIDNPVIIALHIKHKNITHQSTDAVPPDEDDVAHVFNHLRQMCQGNNVQLKEAVIHDSDIVRGIVEYAQRNRVNTIVVGAGSSNRTSFARSLYLRSGSKKLKGHVSTGVMKSAPDHSSVFVISKGKIVGARPAIRPMVNMVQPPSEHAKSENRTHAIRSGSTNGRSERSLVLEMPRSSSVGQSMEHRLIFCRSSDGTDSSKSNKLVSSDGIRQECDLSDSQFTEELESEMKRLKLKLKHTMDMLSSACKEAVSAESKAKEINQRKLDEERIAEVAKLSKEAALALAEKEKVKAKAALEAAEEAIKMVEKEAQRRFNAEMKARREAHEKDRALNQLACRDIRCRKYSISDVEEATHKFSPALKVGEGGYGPVFKGQLDHTQVAIKILNPEATHGRRQFQQEVEVLCSIRHPNMVLLIGACPEYGCLVYEYLENGSLEDRLLRRNDSPPIPWWKRFEIAAEIATALLFLHQTKPEPIVHRDLKPANILLDRNFVSKISDVGLSRLVPASVADSVTQYHLTAAAGTFCYIDPEYQQTGMLTTKSDVYSLGIMLLQIITAKAPMGLAHHVLKAIEEGTFSEMLDPSINDWPLEETLEFAKLSLNCAELSKKDRPDLATVVVPKLNHLRDFGLASQNKLNHSHPQLPLSPTRTHRSDP, from the exons ATGGAAAAGGTTGCAACAGGAAAAAAGTGGGAAAGCATGGCTTTTCTCATTTCCATCTTCACACCGCATCAAGATCAAGAGGACCCCAAAACAAAAGGACACAAACTAACCGAGACCTTCTGTCTCCGCCCCCGTCTCTCACAGCGGAGCAGGAGGTGGCAGACCTTGGCcaaaaccacaaccacaaccacaaccacaaccTCAACCTCAACCTCAACCTCGGCGATGTCTTCTAATGCCGACTCCACCACCTCCCAGCTCTTGAATGTCACCATGGTAGCCGTTGACAAAGGCAAGAGCTGTGCCCACGCCTTTCGTTGGACCATCAAAAACATAGACAACCCCGTCATCATCGCACTCCAtatcaaacacaaaaacattACTCATC AGAGCACCGATGCTGTACCTCCCGACGAAGACGATGTAGCACATGTTTTCAACCACTTACGTCAAATGTGTCAAGGCAACAAT GTTCAGTTGAAAGAAGCCGTGATCCATGACAGTGATATTGTGAGAGGAATAGTGGAATATGCACAGAGAAATCGCGTCAATACTATAGTCGTTGGTGCAGGCTCCTCCAACAGGACTAGTTTTGCAAGAAGTCTTTACCTGAGGAGTGGAAGCAA AAAATTAAAAGGCCATGTGTCAACAGGCGTAATGAAATCAGCACCAGATCATAGTTCTGTGTTTGTGATTTCAAAAGGGAAGATAGTGGGAGCTCGACCAGCAATACGACCGATGGTAAACATGGTTCAACCACCAAGTGAACATGCAAAAAG TGAGAACAGGACACATGCAATTAGAAGTGGGAGCACCAATGGAAGATCAGAAAGATCACTTGTACTTGAAATGCCAAGGTCTTCTTCAGTTGGTCAATCAATGGAACACAGGTTAATATTTTGCCGCAGCTCGGATGGAACTGACTCTTCAAAGTCGAACAAGTTAGTGTCATCAGATGGAATTAGACAAGAGTGCGATCTATCAGATTCTCAATTCACA GAAGAGCTGGAGAGTGAGATGAAAAGGTTGAAGCTCAAACTGAAGCATACTATGGACATGTTGAGTTCAGCTTGCAAAGAAGCAGTGTCAGCCGAAAGCAAG GCTAAAGAGATTAACCAACGGAAACTGGACGAGGAACGTATAGCTGAGGTGGCTAAGTTGTCTAAAGAGGCAGCACTTGCATTGGCAGAAAAGGAGAAAGTTAAAGCCAAAGCTGCCTTGGAAGCAGCTGAGGAAGCCATTAAGATGGTTGAAAAGGAAGCACAGAGAAGATTTAATGCAGAGATGAAGGCCAGAAGAGAGGCACATGAAAAGGATCGAGCATTGAATCAGTTGGCATGCAGGGATATTCGATGCAGAAAATACAGTATAAGCGATGTTGAAGAGGCCACTCATAAGTTCTCCCCAGCATTGAAAGTAGGTGAAGGTGGATATGGACCCGTCTTTAAAGGCCAACTTGATCACACCCAAGTagcaatcaaaattttgaaccCTGAAGCTACCCACGGAAGGAGGCAGTTCCAACAAGAG GTTGAGGTATTATGCAGCATAAGGCATCCTAACATGGTTCTCCTCATTGGTGCATGTCCTGAGTACGGATGTTTAGTGTATGAGTACTTAGAGAATGGTAGCTTAGAAGATAGATTACTGAGGAGAAATGATAGCCCTCCAATTCCATGGTGGAAACGTTTTGAAATAGCTGCTGAGATTGCAACTGCACTTCTTTTCCTTCACCAAACAAAGCCAGAACCAATTGTGCACAGGGACCTCAAACCTGCCAACATTCTCTTGGACAGGAATTTTGTGAGCAAAATCAGTGATGTGGGTCTTTCAAGACTAGTGCCAGCTTCTGTGGCTGATTCTGTCACACAATATCACTTGACTGCTGCTGCTGGAACCTTTTGTTACATTGACCCTGAGTACCAACAAACTGGGATGCTAACAACAAAATCAGACGTATACTCATTGGGGATAATGCTTCTACAAATCATCACAGCCAAGGCTCCAATGGGGCTTGCTCACCATGTTCTGAAGGCCATTGAAGAGGGAACATTTTCGGAAATGCTTGATCCTTCGATCAATGATTGGCCCCTTGAAGAGACTCTTGAATTTGCCAAACTCTCACTGAACTGTGCAGAGCTCAGCAAAAAGGACAGGCCTGATCTTGCAACCGTGGTTGTGCCAAAGCTTAATCATTTGAGAGACTTTGGGTTAGCATCACAGAACAAGCTGAATCATAGTCATCCTCAACTCCCTCTCTCGCCTACAAGAACTCATCGATCAGATCCATAA
- the LOC108336981 gene encoding U-box domain-containing protein 52 isoform X2: MCQGNNVQLKEAVIHDSDIVRGIVEYAQRNRVNTIVVGAGSSNRTSFARSLYLRSGSKKLKGHVSTGVMKSAPDHSSVFVISKGKIVGARPAIRPMVNMVQPPSEHAKSENRTHAIRSGSTNGRSERSLVLEMPRSSSVGQSMEHRLIFCRSSDGTDSSKSNKLVSSDGIRQECDLSDSQFTEELESEMKRLKLKLKHTMDMLSSACKEAVSAESKAKEINQRKLDEERIAEVAKLSKEAALALAEKEKVKAKAALEAAEEAIKMVEKEAQRRFNAEMKARREAHEKDRALNQLACRDIRCRKYSISDVEEATHKFSPALKVGEGGYGPVFKGQLDHTQVAIKILNPEATHGRRQFQQEVEVLCSIRHPNMVLLIGACPEYGCLVYEYLENGSLEDRLLRRNDSPPIPWWKRFEIAAEIATALLFLHQTKPEPIVHRDLKPANILLDRNFVSKISDVGLSRLVPASVADSVTQYHLTAAAGTFCYIDPEYQQTGMLTTKSDVYSLGIMLLQIITAKAPMGLAHHVLKAIEEGTFSEMLDPSINDWPLEETLEFAKLSLNCAELSKKDRPDLATVVVPKLNHLRDFGLASQNKLNHSHPQLPLSPTRTHRSDP; this comes from the exons ATGTGTCAAGGCAACAAT GTTCAGTTGAAAGAAGCCGTGATCCATGACAGTGATATTGTGAGAGGAATAGTGGAATATGCACAGAGAAATCGCGTCAATACTATAGTCGTTGGTGCAGGCTCCTCCAACAGGACTAGTTTTGCAAGAAGTCTTTACCTGAGGAGTGGAAGCAA AAAATTAAAAGGCCATGTGTCAACAGGCGTAATGAAATCAGCACCAGATCATAGTTCTGTGTTTGTGATTTCAAAAGGGAAGATAGTGGGAGCTCGACCAGCAATACGACCGATGGTAAACATGGTTCAACCACCAAGTGAACATGCAAAAAG TGAGAACAGGACACATGCAATTAGAAGTGGGAGCACCAATGGAAGATCAGAAAGATCACTTGTACTTGAAATGCCAAGGTCTTCTTCAGTTGGTCAATCAATGGAACACAGGTTAATATTTTGCCGCAGCTCGGATGGAACTGACTCTTCAAAGTCGAACAAGTTAGTGTCATCAGATGGAATTAGACAAGAGTGCGATCTATCAGATTCTCAATTCACA GAAGAGCTGGAGAGTGAGATGAAAAGGTTGAAGCTCAAACTGAAGCATACTATGGACATGTTGAGTTCAGCTTGCAAAGAAGCAGTGTCAGCCGAAAGCAAG GCTAAAGAGATTAACCAACGGAAACTGGACGAGGAACGTATAGCTGAGGTGGCTAAGTTGTCTAAAGAGGCAGCACTTGCATTGGCAGAAAAGGAGAAAGTTAAAGCCAAAGCTGCCTTGGAAGCAGCTGAGGAAGCCATTAAGATGGTTGAAAAGGAAGCACAGAGAAGATTTAATGCAGAGATGAAGGCCAGAAGAGAGGCACATGAAAAGGATCGAGCATTGAATCAGTTGGCATGCAGGGATATTCGATGCAGAAAATACAGTATAAGCGATGTTGAAGAGGCCACTCATAAGTTCTCCCCAGCATTGAAAGTAGGTGAAGGTGGATATGGACCCGTCTTTAAAGGCCAACTTGATCACACCCAAGTagcaatcaaaattttgaaccCTGAAGCTACCCACGGAAGGAGGCAGTTCCAACAAGAG GTTGAGGTATTATGCAGCATAAGGCATCCTAACATGGTTCTCCTCATTGGTGCATGTCCTGAGTACGGATGTTTAGTGTATGAGTACTTAGAGAATGGTAGCTTAGAAGATAGATTACTGAGGAGAAATGATAGCCCTCCAATTCCATGGTGGAAACGTTTTGAAATAGCTGCTGAGATTGCAACTGCACTTCTTTTCCTTCACCAAACAAAGCCAGAACCAATTGTGCACAGGGACCTCAAACCTGCCAACATTCTCTTGGACAGGAATTTTGTGAGCAAAATCAGTGATGTGGGTCTTTCAAGACTAGTGCCAGCTTCTGTGGCTGATTCTGTCACACAATATCACTTGACTGCTGCTGCTGGAACCTTTTGTTACATTGACCCTGAGTACCAACAAACTGGGATGCTAACAACAAAATCAGACGTATACTCATTGGGGATAATGCTTCTACAAATCATCACAGCCAAGGCTCCAATGGGGCTTGCTCACCATGTTCTGAAGGCCATTGAAGAGGGAACATTTTCGGAAATGCTTGATCCTTCGATCAATGATTGGCCCCTTGAAGAGACTCTTGAATTTGCCAAACTCTCACTGAACTGTGCAGAGCTCAGCAAAAAGGACAGGCCTGATCTTGCAACCGTGGTTGTGCCAAAGCTTAATCATTTGAGAGACTTTGGGTTAGCATCACAGAACAAGCTGAATCATAGTCATCCTCAACTCCCTCTCTCGCCTACAAGAACTCATCGATCAGATCCATAA
- the LOC108336982 gene encoding uncharacterized protein LOC108336982, whose amino-acid sequence MQQLRNSNSSRGGGSTSDGGGKVRSGEGGGSFDIKRGGGGGYDVRSGEGGGFDVESGGGEGYDVRSGGGGGYDGGVRWCCGGGGSCGCGVRGEGGGWFEYDVTREGGGCEHMVGHEAHSVMHNEPVEGSSMFSSDATMHAHKPSTMNPTFLINGNRSFCLNL is encoded by the exons ATGCAACAGCTGAGGAATAGTAATAGTAGTAGGG GTGGTGGTAGTACTAGTGATGGTGGAGGGAAGGTTAGAAGTGGAGAAGGGGGTGGATCATTTGATATTAAGAGAGGAGGGGGTGGTGGATATGATGTTAGAAGTGGAGAAGGTGGTGGATTTGATGTTGAGAGTGGAGGAGGGGAAGGGTATGATGTTAGGAGTGGTGGAGGAGGTGGATATGATGGTGGTGTGAGGTGGTGTtgtggaggaggaggaagttGTGGTTGTGGTGTAAGAGGTGAAGGAGGTGGATGGTTTGAATATGATGTGACAAGAGAAGGAGGAGGTTGTGAACATATGGTAGGACATGAGGCACATTCAGTGATGCACAATGAACCAGTTGAAGGGTCTTCAATGTTTTCTTCTGATGCCACCATGCATGCACACAAACCCAGCACCATGAATCCAACTTTTCTCATCAATGGAAACAGATCTTTTTGTCTGAATCTGTGA